One Sphingomonas endolithica genomic window, GCCGACCATCGACATCGAAAACGCGACCACCGCCAGCATGACCGTCCAGGCGCGCAGGCCATCGCGCGTCGCCAGCACGCTGACCGAATGGAGCAGGGCAGTCGCCGCCAGCCATGGCATGAGAGAGGCATTCTCGACCGGGTCCCAGAACCACCAGCCGCCCCAGCCGAGCTCGTAATAGGCCCAATAGGATCCCGCCGTGATACCCAGCGTCAGGAAGATCCACGCTCCCAAGACCCAGGGCCGCATCGCCCGTGCGAATGCCGGCCCCACGTCGCGCGTGACCAGCGCGCCGACCGCAAACGAGAACGCTACCGAAATGCCGACATAGCCGATGTACAGGGTAGGGGGGTGGAACGCCAAACCCGGGTCCTGCAGCAGCGGGTTCAATCCCCGCCCATCCGGCGCCGCCGGGTTCAGCCGCGCGAACGGATTGGAGGAAAAGAGCAGGAAGGCATAGAAGCCGAGCGCGATCGCCGCCTGCGCGCCCAGCGTGGCAATCAGCGTGCGTGCCTGCAGCCGCCGCTCGATCGTCGCCACCGTCGCCCCGGCCAGCCCCAGGATCGTTACCCACAGCAGCATCGATCCCTCGTGGTTGCCCCACGCGCCGGCGATCTTGTACAGCATCGGCTTGTCCGAATGGCTGTTCTCGGCAACCAGCAGCACCGACATGTCCGATCGCACGAACACCGCGATCAGCAGGATCATCGCCAGGCCGGTCAGCACCCCTTGCACGACCGCGACGGGGCGCACCGCCGCCATGATCTCTTTAGCGACTTCACCCATTCGTGCTGAGCCTGTCAAAGCACCTGTATCCAGGTGAGCGGCCGGCTTCTCGGGTGCACGCCCTTCGACAAGCTCAGGACGAACGTGTTTGTTCAATCGCAAGCCGATGACCGCCAGCGCCAGCTGCAGCGCCGCCAGCGCTGCCGCCAGCCACAAGGCGGCAAGGCCCGCTTCGGCGATCATGGCTGCAGCGTCTTCGTCTCGTGCATCACGCCCTTGTCGGTCCGTGCGGCCTGCGGCGGCATGTAGCGCTCGTCATGCTTGGCGAGCAGGTTGCTGGCGACGAACGCGCCACCAGCCTCGAACATGCCCTCCGCCACCACGCCCGATCCTTCGCGGAACAGATCGGGCGTCACGCCGCGGAAACGTACCGGCACTGTCGCCACGCCATCGGTGACGACGAAGCGGATCGACACGCCGTCCGCCTGCTTGCGGATCGATCCGCGCTGCACCATCCCGCCCAGCCGCACCGCGCGGCCGACCGGTGGCCCCGCTTTGGCGACGTCGCCCGGCGCATAGAAAAAGGCGGCCTGATCCTTCAGCGCCGATAGCGCCAGGCCACTTGCCCCCGCCACCGCGGCGATCGCCAGCAGGACGAGCATCAATCTTTGCTGCTTGGGCTTCACCGCCGCTCCGCCCGCCGCATCGCGAGGTAACTGACCAGCGCCAGCGCCCCGCCGACCACGCCGACCAGGCCGTAGGCAGCATAGACGAACAGCCAGTGGTTCATCGCGCCATCCGCCGCTGCCGCGCTTCGGTCTTGGCCAGCGCCAGCATCGTGCGCATCCGCATCACGACGATGCCGGCAAAGAACAGGCTGAACCCGATCAGCGTCAGCCATAACGGCCACAGGATCGACGGCGCGATGCTGGAGCCGGTGAGCCCGATGCTCTGCCCCTGGTGGAGCGTGTTCCACCACACCACCGAATAGCGGATGATCGGCAGCAGCACCGATCCGGCGACACCGTACGTCGCCGGGATACGGCCATCGCCGCCCTGGTCGGCATCCGCCCGCGCCAGCGCCATATAGCCGAGATAGACGAAGAACAGCAGCAGCATGCTGGTCAGCCGGCCATCCCATTGCCACCACGTCCCCCAGGTCGGCCGCCCCCAGATCGATCCGCTGATCAGGCACAGTGCGGCGAACACCGCACCCGGTAAGGCGATCGCGCGCGCCGCGATCGATGCCAGCGGGTGGCGCCACACCAGGAAAACGATGCTCGACACCGCGATGCCGCTCCAGCCGCCCATGCCGAGCCAGGCGGTTGGCACGTGCACGTACATGATCCGGACCGTCTCGCCCTGCAGATAGTCGGGCGGCGTCAGCGTCAGCCCGGCCCAGGATCCGACCACGATCAGTGCCAAGCCGGTCCAGAACAGGATCGGCGTCATCGGCCGCGCGATCCTCAGGAACCGGGCGGGATTGGCAAGGGCGTGAATGCTGGGCACAGACGCCACGCTGTACTGCGACTTGAGGCGCTACTCAACCGCGGACCGCCAGGGCATATTTCGCACAGGCGGCGGTCGCCGCGCCGCGCCTTATGGGAGTTCGACATGAAACGACTGGTCGCCTTCGATCTCGATGGCACGCTTGCCGACAGCAAGCAGGCACTCGATCCCGCCATGGCCAAGCTGTTGGCCGATCTCGCCGCAAACGTGGCGGTCGCGGTCATCTCCGGCGGCGATTGGCCGCAATTCGACAAGCAGATCGTCGCGCGGCTTCCCGCGCACGCCGATCTCGCCAACCTGTTCATCATGCCGACCACCGGCACCAAGCTGTATCGCTGCCGAGACGGCCAGTGGCAGCAGGTCTATGCCGATATCTTCAGCCCCGAGGAGCGCGACCGCATCGTGCACGCGCTGGACGATGCCGTGCAGCAAGCGGGCTTCGCCGACGAACAGGTCTGGGGCGACAAGATCGAGGATCGCGGCAGCCAGATCACCTTTTCGGGGCTGGGGCAGGAGGCACCGATCGACGCCAAGAAGGCGTGGGATCCCGATTTTGCCAAGCGCAAGCAGATGCAGAAGATCGTCCAGGCGCAACTGCCCGGCTTCGCCGTCAATGTCGGCGGCTCGACCTCGATCGACATCACGCGCGAAGGTACCGACAAGGCCAGCGCCATGCGCGCGCTCGCCGAACATTCCGGCATCGCCACCGCGGACATGATCTTCCTGGGCGACGCGATCTACCCGGGCGGCAACGATTATGCGGTGAAGGCGGCCGGCATCGACACGATCACCGTCCGCGACCCCGCCGAGACCATGACCGCGATCACCGCCATGCTGGCGTTCCTGCGCGACTGAGTTGAACTATTAAACGTCACCCCGGCCTTGAGCCGGGGTCCAGCTTCTTCTGGCCAAGTAGCGGAAGCCTGCGTCAAGACGTAGCGGCCGCGACGTCAGCCCCAAACCCCCGTTCGTCCTGAGCCTGTCGAAGGACCTGTCCAAAACACGCGCTTCGACAAGCTCAGGGCTGACCGGCCGAGCCTCAGACCCGCCCGATCAACCGCCGCGCAATCTGATCCGCCACGTCCGAACTCGGCGCGCCGCTGCGGTCGGCCTCGTCCCACACCTCGGCCAGCCGCGCCGGGATGCGCTCGATCCGCGCCATCACTTCGTTCTCGTCGCCTTGCCCGAGATATTCGAGCCCGACATTGATGATCCCGCCGGCGTTGATCACATAATCCGGCGCATACAGGATGCCGCGTTCGGCCAGCCGGGCGCCATCCTCGCGCGTGGCGAGCTGGTTGTTCGCGCCGCCGGCGATCACCTTGGTCCTCAGCGCCGCGATCGACTCTTCGGTCAAGATCGCGCCCAGCGCATTGGGGCTGACGACATCCGCCGCGACGCCCAGGATCGCGTCTGCCGACACCGTCTCGCCGCCAAGCTCCGCCGCCAGTGCGGCCGCGCGGTCGGCATTGACGTCCGCCAGCGTCAGGCGAGCGCCGTCGCGCGCCAGCAACCGGGCCAGCCCGCTGCCGACGCTGCCCACGCCCTGGATCGCGACATGCACGCCGTGCATCGAATCGACACCCAGTCCACGCTGCGCCGCCGCCTTCACGCCAAGATACACGCCGTGTGCCGTATACGGCCCGGGATCGCCGCCCGCGCTGCCCGCCGCCACCGGCAGGCCGGAGACGTGGCGCGTCTGCGTAGCGATCACCTTCATGCTCGCTTCGGACATGCCGACATCCTCGGCCGTCACATATTTGCCGCCCAGCGACTCGACCGCGCGCCCGAACGCCTCGAGCCGCGCCGGCGTGATCGCGTCGCCGGCCTTGTCGGCCAGCACCACGCCCTTGCCGCCGCCCATCGGCAGCCCGGCCATGGCATTCTTGAAGCTCATGCCGCGCGACAGGCGCAGCGCGTCGGTGATCGCCCGGTCGCTGTCGGCATAATGCCAGAAGCGCACGCCGCCGGCCGCAGGGCCCAGATGCGTCGAATGCACCGCAATCACCGCCTGCAGGCCGCTTGCGGGATCGGAAAAGAGGTGCACGCCCTCATGGTCGTCGAAGTCGGGGAAGCCCCAGCCGCTGGTCATGATAGCTCTCGCAAGGAAGGAGGGTGCTCGGGGAAAGGGAGTGGGGCGACCGACGGGACTTGAACCCGCAACATCCGGCATCACAAGCCGACGCTCTAACCAATTGAACTACGATCGCCGCAGAGCCAGCGCCCCTAGCCGCAGGCGGGCGGCCGCGTCAAGATTACACCGCGGCCCGCCCGCCGATTAGGCCGCCTGCCAGGCGTCGAACGGCAGGTCGAGCGCGTCCGCCACCGCCCGGTGCCGGATCTTGCCGCCCGAAACGTTCAGCCCGTTGGCGAGATGCGCATCCGCCGCCATCGCTGCCTCGGCACCCAGATTGGCGAGCTTCAGCACGAAGGGCAGGGTCGCATTGTTGAGCGCAAAGGTGCTGGTTCGCGCCACCGCGCCCGGCATGTTGGCGACACAATAATGGATTACGCCGTCGACTTCGAACACCGGATCCTCGTGCGTCGTCGCATGGCTGGTCTCGAAGCACCCGCCCTGATCGATCGCGATATCCACCAGCACGCTGCCGCGCTTCATCGTCTTCAGCATCTCGCGCGTGACGAGCTTGGGCGCTGCGGCGCCGGGGATCAGCACCGCGCCGATCACCAGATGCGCGTTCTTCACCGCCGCGGCGATCGCCGCCCGGCTGGCATAAGCGGTCTTGATCTGGCTGGAGAAGAACATGTCGAGCTCGGCCAGCCGGGCGTTCGAAATGTCGTAGATCGTCACGTCGGCGCGCATGCCGACCGCCATCTGCGCCGCATTGACGCCGGAAACGCCGCCGCCCAGGATCGCCACCCGTGCCGGTGCCACGCCCGGCACCCCGCCGAGCAGCACGCCGCGCCCGCCTTGTTCCTTCTCCAGATAATGCGCGCCGACCTGGATCGACATGCGCCCGGCGACTTCGCTCATCGGCTTGAGCAGCGGCAGCGAACGATCGTTCGCGGTCACCGTCTCATACGCGATGCAGGTCGCGCCCGACTTGATCAGCCCCTCGGCCTGCGGCTTGTCCGCGGCCAGATGGAGATAGGTGAACAGCAGGTGCCGCGGCTCGAGCAAGGCGATCTCGCTCGCCTGCGGCTCCTTCACCTTCACGATCATGTCCGACTGGCGGAACACCGACGCCGCATCGGGCAGGATCGTCGCGCCGGCATTGATATAATGCTGGTCCTCGAAATCGATCCCCAGCCCGGCGCCGGTCTGCACCACCACCTCATGGCCCTGTGCCACCAGCTCGACCACGGCAGGCGGGGTCAGGCCGACACGATATTCGTGATTCTTGATTTCCTTGGGAACACCGACGCGCATCGCTCAAGACTCCGGTTTCATTTGCAACTATCGTAACATTACCCCTGCCACTTGTCCCGTTGCGGGTGCAAGCGGGGAGGTGTAAGGCGCGCAACCTTGGGGTAAATCTTTGTTCCCACAGGGGCGTGGTGCCGTTCGATGATAGATGATGACGTAACCCGGATGCGATCGTCGGGCCTGTGAGCGCGCCCGCCAGCACTGATGTCATCCCCGCGCAGGACGTCGGTTCCGCCGGCGCGCAACTCGGCGCCTCGGGCGGCCACCACAAGGACGGCCTGATCAAATTGTCGCTCGGCGCGATCGGCGTGGTGTTCGGCGATATCGGCACCAGCCCGCTATATGCGTTCCGCGAAACCTTTGCCGGCCATCATCCGCTGGCGCTCGATCCGCTGCATATCTGGGGCGTCGTCAGCCTGATGTTCTGGTCGATGATGATCGTCGTCTCGCTGAAATACGTCTCGATCATCATGCGCGCCGACAATAAGGGCGAGGGCGGCAGCCTGGCGCTGCTCGCGCTGATCTCCGGCCGTACCAAGATCAAGCGCTGGTCCAAGGGCATCATCCTGCTCGGCGTGTTCGCCACTGCCTTGTTCTACGGCGACAGCATGATCACCCCCGCAGTGTCGGTCCTGTCCGCGGTCGAGGGGCTCGCGGTCGCGGCGCCGGCCTTTGCCGGCCTCGTGCTGCCGATCGCGGTCGTGATCATCATCGGCCTGTTCTCGATCCAGCGCAGCGGCACGTCCAAGGTCGGGCTGTTTTTCGGGCCGATCATGCTCGTCTATTTCGCCGTCATCGCCACGCTCGGCATCATCAGCGTCGTGAAGACGCCCGAGATCCTGACCGCCTTCTCGCCGCATTATGCCGTGCAATTCTTCTACAGCGATCCGCTGCGCGCGTTCCTGGCGCTGGGTTCGGTCGTGCTGGCCGTCACCGGGGCCGAGGCGCTGTACGCGGACATGGGCCATTTCGGGCGCAATCCGATCCGCGTGTCCTGGCTGTTCTTCGTGCTGCCGGCATTGATGGCCAATTACATGGGGCAGGGGGCGTTGCTGTCGCGTGAGGGTGCCGGCGCATTGGCCAGCCCGTTCTACAATCTGGCACCGCAAGCGCTGCAGCTGCCGCTCGTCGTGCTCGCCACCTGCGCGGCGGTGATCGCCTCGCAGGCGGTCATATCGGGCGCCTTCTCGGTCACGCAGCAGGCGATCCAATTGGGCTTCATGCCGCGCCTGCGCATCGAACATACCAGTGCCGCAACCGCCGGGCAGATCTACATCCCGCTCGTCAACTGGATGCTGCTGGTCATGGTGCTGCTGCTGGTGATGTTCTTCCGCACCTCGTCCAACCTCACCTCCGCCTATGGCATCGCCGTTACCGGCGCGATGCTGATCGACACATGCCTGCTCGCCGTCGTGCTGTTCAAGCTGTGGAATTGGCCGAGGATCTACGCCATCCCGCTGCTCGCCATCTTCTTCATCGTCGATGGCGCCTATTTCGCCGCCAACCTGACCAAGGTGCCGGCCGGCGGTTGGTTCCCGCTGCTCGCCGGCCTGATCATCTTCACCTTCCTGACCACCTGGTCGAAGGGCCGGCAGCTGATGATCGATCGCCTGCGCGAGGGCGCGATGCCGATCAAGGTGTTCATCCAGTCCGCCGCCACCGCCGCCACCCGCGTGCCGGGCACCGCGGTGTTCATGACCTCGTCGGCCGAAGGCGTGCCGCATGCGCTGCTGCACAATCTCAAGCACAACAAGGTGCTGCACGAGCGCATCATCCTGCTGACCGTGAAGATCATGGACGAGCCTTATTATCCCGATGACGGCCGCTGCCATCTCGAGGATCTCACCCACGGATTCCACCGCATGGTGCTGAAATACGGCTTCATGCAGGAGCCGGACGTGCCCGCCGCACTCTCGCGCATCCACCAATGCGGCCCCGATTTCCGCATGATGGATACCAGCTTCTTCCTGTCGCGGCAGACGCTGCTTGCCTCCGATCGGCCCGGCATGATGATCTGGCGCGAAAAGCTGTTCGCCTGGATGCTGCGCAACGCGGAAAGCGCGATGGAATTCTTCCGCCTGCCGACCAACCGCGTGGTCGAGCTGGGCAGCCAGGTCGAGATTTGACCGAGCCCGCACCGATTATCGTCACGGCCTTGTTCGGCAAGGCGGACACTGCCTATTTCGACGGCTTGCGGCGGGCGCACTTCCCGCCCGAGCGCAACCAGCTCGCCGCGCATCTGACGATGTTCCACCATCTGGCGCCATCGCTGGAGGCCGAGCTGAAACAGCGGCTCGCGGCCGAAACCCGCGGTATCGCTGCGCCCGTCGCGCGCATCGCCGGCTTGATGTCGCTCGGGCGCGGCGTGGCGTTCCGCATCGAATCGCCCGAACTCGCCGCTATCCGCGATTCCCTCGCCGACGCTTTCTCCTCGATGCTCACGCCGCAGGATGCGGCAGGCTGGCGGCCACACGTCACGATCCAGAACAAGGTGGAGCCGGCGCAGGCCAAATTGCTCCAGGCGCAACTCGAAACGGACTTCCGCCCCCGCGCCGCGCCGATCGTCGGGCTGGCGACCTGGTGGTATCGCGGCGGACCCTGGGAAAAGCTGTCGCGTCACATGTTCGCTTGACCGGCCCGGACACCCTTCCTATAGCCCGCGCCTCGCGAGTGCGTAGCCCGTATGGGGCGGAGTAGCTCAGCTGGTTAGAGCACGGGAATCATAATCCTGGGGTCGGGGGTTCAAGTCCCTCCTTCGCTACCACTCGCGACCGTTTTCCAGTACCATCCCGCAGTTGCGCGGCGACATCACTGCTCCGCGGCGAAGGCCGGGGTCCAGTAGCGACACGACCATTGGCGCATGCTGCGCGCAGTTACGCCCCGCTTACACCCAAAGACCCACAGCTTGAGGCATGCTCAACCCCAACGGGTCCTGTAAGGTCCGCTAAGGCACCCGCCTTGCCGACCGGATCAGCACCGGCGGCACGATCATCTGCCCCTTCATCATGCCGTCGCCCGCCGTGGCCGATGTCGGCGCATCCAGGATGTGCTGCACCACCTCCATGCCCTCCACGACGTGCCCGAAGGCGGCATAGCCCAGGTTGTCGCCCGGCTGGCTCGGATCGGCATCCAGCCCCGGCTGATCCCCCACCATGATCGTGAAGTCGCCGCTCGCCGTGCCCGGTGCATAGCGCGCGATCGAGATCGTGCCGCTCAGATGCTTGATGCCGGTCTGCGTGGTCGGCTCGTGCTTGATCGGCGGCAACACCCGCTTGGGCGCGTTCTGCACTCCGAACTGCACGAAGCCGAACCCCGGCCCCCCCTTGGCGGTACGATAGAAGCCGATCCCGTCGAGCCGCTTCTGATCGACATATCTCAGGAAGTTCGCGGTGGTGATCGGCGCGCGTTCCTTCTTCAACGCCAGCACGATTCGGCCGTCCGCGGTATCGAGCACCACGCGAACCGTAGCCGGGGCAGGGGGCACCGCCGGTGGCGGCAGCGGCGTCGGTGCCGGTACAGCCTGGGCGGCCAGCGCCAGGAACAAGTAAACCATCATCATCTCCACACCTCAGCCTCACCCATTGCGCGTCATCCAGCCCAACTTGGCAACCCCCAACTTCTGCCCAACGTACTTCTAAAGCTCCCCGGCGAGGGCCGGGGCCCAGGTGCGATGGCGGTAGTTACCCGGCACACCGCATCACCAATCCAATCACAAGCGACACAGCTTTTCCGCTGTCCTACAACGACCCACCATCGTACCTTCAAACCATGAGCCCGCAGCCCCTCCTCCAGCCCGCCAATCGCAACGATCGAGTCGACCCAAGACAACCCCGCCCGGCGTTCAACCTTCTCAACATTCGCGCGGCGATCCGTAACGAAATCAACGAGATGCACACTCAACCGCGGGGTTGAACAACACCAGCGCCAAACGTCGCTCAACCACATGGTTGAACAAGCCGCTTGCCCTTTAACCCGCCCCACGCCGCTCCCATGTTGATGGTCGGCCACGCGCCCCCTAGAAGCGCCGCTTCGCCACGACGGACACCTTCATGACCACGCACACCACCAAGATGCTCATCCTCGGCTCCGGGCCGGCCGGCCTCAGCGCTGCCATCTACGGCGCGCGTGCCGGCATGGCGCCGATCGTCGTGCAGGGCATCCAGCCGGGCGGGCAGCTCACCACCACCACCGATGTCGAGAATTATCCTGGCTTCCGTGATGTGGTCCAGGGCCCCTGGCTGATGCAGGAGATGCAGGCCCAGGCTGAACATGTCGGCACGCGGCTGATGTGGGACACGATCGTCGAGGTCGATCTCACCCGCCGGCCGTTCCGCCTGATCGGCGACGGCGGCGACATCTATGAAGGCGACACGTTGGTCGTCGCCACCGGCGCGCAGGCCAAATGGCTCGGGCTCGACAGCGAGGATGCGCTGAAGGGCAAGGGCGTCAGCGCCTGCGCCACCTGCGACGGCTTCTTCTATCGCGGCAAGAAGGTCGCGGTGATCGGCGGCGGCAACACCGCGGTCGAGGAGGCGCTGTACCTTACCAATCACTCGCCCGACGTCGTGCTGATCCATCGCCGCGACAGCTTCCGCGCCGAGAAGATCCTCCAGGAGCGTTTGTTCGCGCACAAGGGCGTGACCGTGATGTGGAACAAGGAAGTCGCCGAGTTCGTCGATGGCGGCGGCACGTCCGGGCTCGTCGCGCTCGACCTGCGCGACACCGTCACCGGCGAGATGTCGCGCATCGATGTCGAGGGCGGGTTCGTCGCGATCGGTCATCACCCCGCGACCGAGCTGTTCCGCGGCCATCTCGATCTCGACGAGGATCATTATATCGCGGTCGAGACCGGCAGCACGCGCACCTCGGTGCCGGGCGTGTTCGCCTGTGGCGACGTGATGGACAAGGTCTACCGCCAAGCGGTCACCGCCGCCGGCACCGGCTGCATGGCCGCGCTGGATGCCGAACGCTTCCTGGGCGAAGTGGAGTTCGAGCTGGCCGAAGCCGCCGAGTAACTCAGCCGAGCACGCCGCGCAGGATCGCCTCCAGCGCGGCCTGGTCCTCGCCTCGGGCGAAGCTGTGCGACGCGGTATCGATGATGTGGGTGGTGACCGGGAGGTCGGTGGCATGCATGACGTCCGCATAGGCGATCGCCGTCGCATCCTTTTCCGCGAGCACGATGGTGACCGGCGTGGTGCCGGCAAGAGCGGCTGCAAGGCGGACGGCAAGCGCGTCGCCCTCTTGCGACCGGCGCTCCGATATCCGCCGCAAGCCTCTGAAAAGCTTGCGAACGTCTACCCCACCACGCAGCAGCCGGAGATAGGTCGCCGGATCCTTGAACCGCTCGACATACCGCGCCCGGATCGCCGCCGGCGGCGGCAAGTCGTCGGCCCGGTCGATCGTCCAAGGATTGGCGAGCACCAGCGCATCGATCCCCGCCTGCCGGTGAAACAGGGCAAGTGCCGTCGCCGCATCGCAATTGCCGAACCCGACGATGCGGGCCACCGTCGGTACCGCGGCACGGAATGCAGCGAGGGCCGCCGCCATGTCCTCGGCGGAACGTTCGAACCCTTCATTCTCGCCGGATGAATCACCGATGCCGCGGCGATCGTACCGGAACACTGGCGTGCCCGACCTCGCCAGGTTGGCCGCGAGTGCGGCCATGCCACGATGCGCACCGATGCGGATCTCGTTGCCGCCGGACACGATCAACAGGCCGGTGGTACCCGCCGCTTCATCCAGCGTGCCGACCAGCATCTCGCCGCCACAGGGAAAGGTGATCACCCGCCGCATGCGACCACCCATGCGGCGATATCCTCGGCCAGCAGCGCGGCGAGCGCAGCGTCGTTGCCGGGCTCCGCACGACGCCACAACGGCGCACCGGCCAGCTTGAGGTCGGCCGACTGGGCATCGGTTTCCAGCCGAACTGTGCGAATGGTGCCGGCTGCGGCCGGCACCGCCGCGGCCAGATCGGCAAGCAGTGTCCGGCTCAGCCGATTGCCGGCGAGCTCGATTGGCGCACCGGGCGGCTCGATCGCTCCGGCATCGAAATGCTCGCCCGCTTCCTTGGCCGCAGCAAGCCGGGTGCGGAGCATCTCACGCACCAGCTTTGCGCCTGTCAT contains:
- the ccmE gene encoding cytochrome c maturation protein CcmE; protein product: MKPKQQRLMLVLLAIAAVAGASGLALSALKDQAAFFYAPGDVAKAGPPVGRAVRLGGMVQRGSIRKQADGVSIRFVVTDGVATVPVRFRGVTPDLFREGSGVVAEGMFEAGGAFVASNLLAKHDERYMPPQAARTDKGVMHETKTLQP
- the ccmC gene encoding heme ABC transporter permease CcmC, giving the protein MPSIHALANPARFLRIARPMTPILFWTGLALIVVGSWAGLTLTPPDYLQGETVRIMYVHVPTAWLGMGGWSGIAVSSIVFLVWRHPLASIAARAIALPGAVFAALCLISGSIWGRPTWGTWWQWDGRLTSMLLLFFVYLGYMALARADADQGGDGRIPATYGVAGSVLLPIIRYSVVWWNTLHQGQSIGLTGSSIAPSILWPLWLTLIGFSLFFAGIVVMRMRTMLALAKTEARQRRMAR
- a CDS encoding HAD-IIB family hydrolase, with the translated sequence MKRLVAFDLDGTLADSKQALDPAMAKLLADLAANVAVAVISGGDWPQFDKQIVARLPAHADLANLFIMPTTGTKLYRCRDGQWQQVYADIFSPEERDRIVHALDDAVQQAGFADEQVWGDKIEDRGSQITFSGLGQEAPIDAKKAWDPDFAKRKQMQKIVQAQLPGFAVNVGGSTSIDITREGTDKASAMRALAEHSGIATADMIFLGDAIYPGGNDYAVKAAGIDTITVRDPAETMTAITAMLAFLRD
- a CDS encoding Glu/Leu/Phe/Val family dehydrogenase translates to MTSGWGFPDFDDHEGVHLFSDPASGLQAVIAVHSTHLGPAAGGVRFWHYADSDRAITDALRLSRGMSFKNAMAGLPMGGGKGVVLADKAGDAITPARLEAFGRAVESLGGKYVTAEDVGMSEASMKVIATQTRHVSGLPVAAGSAGGDPGPYTAHGVYLGVKAAAQRGLGVDSMHGVHVAIQGVGSVGSGLARLLARDGARLTLADVNADRAAALAAELGGETVSADAILGVAADVVSPNALGAILTEESIAALRTKVIAGGANNQLATREDGARLAERGILYAPDYVINAGGIINVGLEYLGQGDENEVMARIERIPARLAEVWDEADRSGAPSSDVADQIARRLIGRV
- the ald gene encoding alanine dehydrogenase, translating into MRVGVPKEIKNHEYRVGLTPPAVVELVAQGHEVVVQTGAGLGIDFEDQHYINAGATILPDAASVFRQSDMIVKVKEPQASEIALLEPRHLLFTYLHLAADKPQAEGLIKSGATCIAYETVTANDRSLPLLKPMSEVAGRMSIQVGAHYLEKEQGGRGVLLGGVPGVAPARVAILGGGVSGVNAAQMAVGMRADVTIYDISNARLAELDMFFSSQIKTAYASRAAIAAAVKNAHLVIGAVLIPGAAAPKLVTREMLKTMKRGSVLVDIAIDQGGCFETSHATTHEDPVFEVDGVIHYCVANMPGAVARTSTFALNNATLPFVLKLANLGAEAAMAADAHLANGLNVSGGKIRHRAVADALDLPFDAWQAA
- a CDS encoding potassium transporter Kup: MPAQDVGSAGAQLGASGGHHKDGLIKLSLGAIGVVFGDIGTSPLYAFRETFAGHHPLALDPLHIWGVVSLMFWSMMIVVSLKYVSIIMRADNKGEGGSLALLALISGRTKIKRWSKGIILLGVFATALFYGDSMITPAVSVLSAVEGLAVAAPAFAGLVLPIAVVIIIGLFSIQRSGTSKVGLFFGPIMLVYFAVIATLGIISVVKTPEILTAFSPHYAVQFFYSDPLRAFLALGSVVLAVTGAEALYADMGHFGRNPIRVSWLFFVLPALMANYMGQGALLSREGAGALASPFYNLAPQALQLPLVVLATCAAVIASQAVISGAFSVTQQAIQLGFMPRLRIEHTSAATAGQIYIPLVNWMLLVMVLLLVMFFRTSSNLTSAYGIAVTGAMLIDTCLLAVVLFKLWNWPRIYAIPLLAIFFIVDGAYFAANLTKVPAGGWFPLLAGLIIFTFLTTWSKGRQLMIDRLREGAMPIKVFIQSAATAATRVPGTAVFMTSSAEGVPHALLHNLKHNKVLHERIILLTVKIMDEPYYPDDGRCHLEDLTHGFHRMVLKYGFMQEPDVPAALSRIHQCGPDFRMMDTSFFLSRQTLLASDRPGMMIWREKLFAWMLRNAESAMEFFRLPTNRVVELGSQVEI
- a CDS encoding 2'-5' RNA ligase family protein, translated to MTEPAPIIVTALFGKADTAYFDGLRRAHFPPERNQLAAHLTMFHHLAPSLEAELKQRLAAETRGIAAPVARIAGLMSLGRGVAFRIESPELAAIRDSLADAFSSMLTPQDAAGWRPHVTIQNKVEPAQAKLLQAQLETDFRPRAAPIVGLATWWYRGGPWEKLSRHMFA
- a CDS encoding peptidylprolyl isomerase gives rise to the protein MMVYLFLALAAQAVPAPTPLPPPAVPPAPATVRVVLDTADGRIVLALKKERAPITTANFLRYVDQKRLDGIGFYRTAKGGPGFGFVQFGVQNAPKRVLPPIKHEPTTQTGIKHLSGTISIARYAPGTASGDFTIMVGDQPGLDADPSQPGDNLGYAAFGHVVEGMEVVQHILDAPTSATAGDGMMKGQMIVPPVLIRSARRVP
- the trxB gene encoding thioredoxin-disulfide reductase, whose product is MTTHTTKMLILGSGPAGLSAAIYGARAGMAPIVVQGIQPGGQLTTTTDVENYPGFRDVVQGPWLMQEMQAQAEHVGTRLMWDTIVEVDLTRRPFRLIGDGGDIYEGDTLVVATGAQAKWLGLDSEDALKGKGVSACATCDGFFYRGKKVAVIGGGNTAVEEALYLTNHSPDVVLIHRRDSFRAEKILQERLFAHKGVTVMWNKEVAEFVDGGGTSGLVALDLRDTVTGEMSRIDVEGGFVAIGHHPATELFRGHLDLDEDHYIAVETGSTRTSVPGVFACGDVMDKVYRQAVTAAGTGCMAALDAERFLGEVEFELAEAAE
- a CDS encoding hydrolase 1, exosortase A system-associated, giving the protein MRRVITFPCGGEMLVGTLDEAAGTTGLLIVSGGNEIRIGAHRGMAALAANLARSGTPVFRYDRRGIGDSSGENEGFERSAEDMAAALAAFRAAVPTVARIVGFGNCDAATALALFHRQAGIDALVLANPWTIDRADDLPPPAAIRARYVERFKDPATYLRLLRGGVDVRKLFRGLRRISERRSQEGDALAVRLAAALAGTTPVTIVLAEKDATAIAYADVMHATDLPVTTHIIDTASHSFARGEDQAALEAILRGVLG